One genomic window of Panicum hallii strain FIL2 chromosome 6, PHallii_v3.1, whole genome shotgun sequence includes the following:
- the LOC112897591 gene encoding uncharacterized protein LOC112897591 has translation MRHAADSRKKKRRRRMSMSPPFPSSSSSRSAAAAAPCQWCCYSQSQSQQQLMLLLALALALLLPHLAVAGRMARIQSHLDRINKPALRSIRSVDGDTIDCVAAHQQHALDHPLLKGHTIQAEPTEMPASRRGLAAAADAKTGSSSRGGAWQTWHHGGHCPRGTVAVRRTTAADVLRAGSISRFGCKKRKKRSSVDAARAANAPDVISGNGHEHAIAYTAPSSQQQQPVYGAKATINVWDPAIQESNGFSLSQLWILSGSFNGSDLNSIEAGWQVSPELYGDSRPRLFTYWTSDAYEATGCYNALCPGFVQTSSRIAIGASISPVSSPGGAQYDMTLLVWKDPKLGNWWLSYGDQLVGYWPAQLFTHLSDHATMVEWGGEVVDTRPGGVHTATQMGSGRFAAEGFGRASYFRNLETVDADNSLAEVPLDAIQTLAEDAACYDIRKAYDDDDDGHSAGSGGGWGTHFYYGGPGHNPACP, from the exons ATGCGGCACGCGGCAGACAGCAGGAAGAagaagcggaggaggaggatgagtaTGAGTCCACCATtcccatcctcctcctcctcgagatctgctgctgctgctgctccatgTCAATGGTGCTGCTACTCCCAGTCCCAGTCCCAGCAGCAGCTGATGCTCCTCCTTGCACTTGCACTTGCGCTCCTCCTTCCTCATCTGGCGGTGGCGGGGAGGATGGCGAGGATCCAGAGCCATCTGGACAGGATCAACAAGCCCGCCCTGCGCTCCATACGCAGCGTGGACGGGGACACCATCGACTGCGTGGCGGCGCACCAGCAGCACGCTCTGGACCACCCGCTCCTCAAGGGGCACACCATCCAGGCGGAGCCGACCGAGATGCCAGCCAGCCGCAGAGGACTTGCAGCTGCTGCTGATGCGAAgacaggcagcagcagcagagggggCGCCTGGCAGACCTGGCACCACGGCGGTCACTGCCCCAGGGGCACGGTGGCCGTCCGTCGGACCACCGCCGCCGACGTGCTGCGCGCCGGCTCCATCTCCCGCTTCGggtgcaagaagaggaagaagagatcGTCCGTGGACGCCGCCCGCGCGGCCAATGCGCCGGACGTCATCTCCGGCAACGGGCACGAG CACGCCATCGCGTACACGGCGCCTTcttcgcagcagcagcagccggtgTATGGCGCCAAGGCCACCATCAACGTTTGGGATCCGGCCATCCAGGAATCCAACGGCTTCAGCCTCTCCCAGCTCTGGATCCTATCCGGCTCCTTCAACGGCTCCGACCTCAACAGCATCGAAGCGGGATGGCAG GTCAGCCCTGAGCTGTACGGGGACAGCAGGCCGAGGCTCTTCACCTACTGGACA AGCGACGCGTACGAGGCTACCGGGTGCTACAACGCGCTGTGCCCGGGGTTCGTGCAGACGAGCTCCCGCATCGCCATCGGCGCGTCCATCTCGCCGGTGTCGTCGCCCGGCGGCGCGCAGTACGACATGACGCTGCTGGTGTGGAAGGACCCCAAGCTGGGCAACTGGTGGCTCAGCTACGGCGACCAGCTCGTGGGCTACTGGCCCGCCCAGCTCTTCACGCACCTCTCCGACCACGCCACCATGGTCGAGTGGGGCGGCGAGGTCGTCGACACCAGGCCCGGCGGCGTGCACACAGCCACCCAGATGGGCTCCGGACGCTTCGCCGCCGAGGGGTTCGGCCGGGCCAGCTACTTCCGGAACCTGGAGACGGTGGACGCCGACAACAGCCTGGCGGAGGTGCCGCTGGACGCCATCCAGACGCTGGCGGAGGACGCCGCCTGCTACGACATACGCAAGGcctacgacgacgacgacgacgggcaCTCTGCTGGATCTGGCGGCGGCTGGGGCACCCATTTCTACTACGGAGGCCCGGGACACAACCCAGCATGCCCTTGA
- the LOC112897252 gene encoding bifunctional TH2 protein, mitochondrial has protein sequence MLVLRRLRLPLPRPLLVSSSCCSSTSQRRPAMASSSSSSSAAVVAEGSAARRFWIAASSREAAFAAYTPFLLSLAAGNLRLDAFRHYIAQDAHFLHAFARAYEMAEDCADDDDDRATIAALRKAILQELSLHASVLKEWGVDPTKEIPPSAATAKYTDFLLATAAGKVDGAKGSDKMVTPFEKTKIAAYTVGAMTPCMRLYAYLGKELTVFLKQDENHPYKKWINTYASSDFEGNALQIEELLDKLSISLTGEELEIIAKLYQQAMKLEVEFFSAQLVDQPVVAPLLRYCDPKYKLLVFSDFDLTCTVVDSSAILAEIAILSFQKTSQSGIDSTLDRTKSSDLRNSWNMLSKQYMEEYEECMERLLPPEELKSLDYDQLYKGLEVLAEFEKLANSRVVDSGVLRGMNLEDIRKAGERLILQDGCKNFFQKIGKTREHLNLDIHILSYCWCAELIRSAFSSVGCLDGLNIHSNEFAFEGSVSTGQIVRKMQSPLDKVEKFKSIKSGMDSTAASLSVYIGDSVGDLLCLLEADIGIVIGSSTSLRRVGKQFGVSFVPLFPGLVEKQRQLTEQEKSTFKARSGVLYTVSSWSEIHAFILGSDFS, from the exons ATGCTTGTTCTCCGCCGCCTCCGTCTCCCGCTGCCACGCCCACTTCTCGTCTCCTCCTCCTGTTGCTCGTCGACAAGCCAACGGAGACCCGCCATGGCGtcatcctcttcttcctcttccgccGCGGTCGTTGCCGAgggctcggcggcccgccgcTTCTGGATCGCCGCCTCCTCGCGGGAGGCTGCCTTCGCCGCATACACacccttcctcctctccctcgccgccggcaacctGCGCCTTGACGCCTTCCGCCATTACATCGCGCAGGACGCGCACTTCCTCCACGCCTTCGCGCGCGC CTACGAGATGGCCGAGGACtgcgccgacgacgacgacgacagggccaccatcgccgcccTCAGGAAGGCCATCCTCCAAGAGCTCAGCCTCCACGCCTCCGTCCTCAAG GAGTGGGGAGTTGATCCTACCAAGGAGATCCCTCCAAGTGCAGCAACAGCCAAATACACTGATTTCCTACTTGCAACTGCAGCTGGAAAAGTTGATGGTGCAAAAGGTTCTGACAAAATGGTCACACCATTCGAGAAGACTAAAATTGCTGCATACACTGTTGGGGCCATGACTCCATGCATGAGGCTTTATGCGTATCTAGGCAAAGAACTCACGGTTTTCCTTAAACAAGATGAAAATCACCCATACAAGAAATGGATTAACACATATGCATCCAGTGATTTTGAG GGTAATGCGCTCCAGATAGAAGAGTTGCTGGACAAACTGAGTATCTCATTAACTGGTGAGGAGCTTGAGATTATTGCCAAGCTCTACCAGCAAGCTATGAAACTGGAAGTGGAGTTCTTTTCTGCTCAACTTGTAGACCAGCCTGTCGTAGCTCCACTTTTAAGATATTGTGATCCAAAATATAAACTCTTGGTCTTTTCTGATTTTGATTTGACATGCACTGTTGTTGATTCGTCTGCCATTTTGGCGGAGATTGCAATTTTGTCATTCCAAAAGACAAGTCAAAGTGGGATCGATAGTACCCTTGACCGTACGAAATCATCAGACTTGAGAAATTCGTGGAACATGCTCTCTAAGCAGTACATGGAAGAGTACGAGGAATGCATGGAAAGACTACTTCCTCCAGAAGAAT TAAAGTCACTAGATTATGATCAACTGTATAAAGGCCTGGAGGTGCTAGCAGAGTTTGAGAAGCTTGCAAATTCTAGGGTTGTTGACTCCGGTGTTCTTAGGGGAATGAATTTAGAAGATATCAGGAAAGCTGGGGAGCGGCTTATTCTTCAAGATGGCTGTAAAAATTTCTTTCAGAAGATTGGAAAAACAAGGGAGCACCTCAATTTGGATATCCATATTCTTTCCTATTGCTGGTGCGCAGAACTAATACGGTCTGCCTTTTCATCAG TTGGTTGTCTAGATGGTCTGAACATACATTCCAACGAGTTTGCCTTTGAGGGGTCTGTTTCAACCGGTCAGATTGTCAGAAAAATGCAGTCTCCACTAGACAAAGTTGAAAAGTTTAAGAGCATCAAAAGTGGCATGGACAGTACAGCTGCATCACTATCTGTGTATATTGGAGACTCAGTTGGAGATTTGCTCTGCTTATTGGAGGCAGATATTGGTATTGTCATTGGATCAAGCACAAGCTTGCGGAGAGTGGGCAAACAATTTGGTGTTTCTTTTGTGCCGTTGTTCCCTGGTCTAGTAGAGAAGCAGAGGCAGCTGACGGAGCAAGAGAAATCCACGTTCAAGGCACGTTCTGGGGTCCTTTATACGGTTTCCAGCTGGTCAGAGATACACGCTTTCATTCTGGGAAGTGATTTCAGCTGA